From a single Chlamydia muridarum str. Nigg genomic region:
- the dnaG gene encoding DNA primase — protein MYYTEESLETLKHSIDIVSVLGEYVHLKRSGADYKACCPFHDEKTPSFIVYPTRGHYHCYGCGEHGDAINFLMKQQGYSFSEAVLFLAKKFHVDLVIKTKTKESSGQDSKECLRRINKEAERFFQYCLLCLPEGGEALSYLYKRGFSLDTIDRFQIGYAPEQRVFVRAMEERGISVKQLEWAGYLSKDWFLFAQRIMFPIQDSLGYTIGFSSRRFKEGGKGGKYINSPETLLFKKSRVLYGLQFSRKRIAKEKRVILVEGQADCLQMIDFGFNCTLAAQGTSFTETHVKELVKLGVSKAYLLFDGDAAGEKASLRVGDLCQVAGIAVIVCRLPSGQDPDSFLMQRGPEELRELLDRGEDYLSFLVWHKIRSYEQFTPREKARVVEEVIQQVQHWGSPIMIHEYLRQLASLVKVPEAAVLSYLSSIKSATEDKGKKADAKEVCPDPEATAVAYKGGKASKKISPRMILEADVIRCLLFAKPEEEFVPATVRHYLSPEEFHCIEYRSIFVMAMNHYNEKHMLPSMDDMMALVWGTEAMTLLVDRRINTELMRDIVVQAIQKLLDKHWRDRKRNFCHQMGKELDSLQEYVRLSEERIKVSLVS, from the coding sequence ATGTATTACACAGAAGAGAGTTTGGAGACTCTAAAGCATAGCATTGATATTGTCAGTGTTCTTGGAGAATACGTGCATTTAAAGCGTAGCGGGGCAGATTACAAAGCTTGCTGTCCTTTCCATGATGAGAAGACTCCTTCGTTTATCGTATATCCAACAAGAGGGCATTACCATTGTTATGGATGTGGGGAACATGGGGATGCGATCAACTTTCTTATGAAGCAGCAGGGATATTCGTTTTCGGAAGCCGTGCTTTTCTTAGCTAAAAAATTTCATGTTGATCTTGTTATTAAAACAAAAACTAAAGAGTCTTCAGGTCAAGATTCTAAAGAATGTTTACGTCGCATTAACAAAGAAGCGGAACGATTTTTTCAATATTGTTTATTGTGTTTGCCGGAGGGAGGAGAGGCCTTGTCTTATTTATACAAGAGAGGGTTTTCTCTAGATACCATAGACCGTTTCCAGATAGGTTATGCTCCAGAACAGAGAGTGTTTGTCCGAGCAATGGAGGAGCGGGGTATTTCTGTGAAACAGTTAGAGTGGGCAGGATATCTTTCTAAAGATTGGTTTTTGTTCGCTCAGAGGATCATGTTTCCTATTCAAGATTCTTTAGGCTATACCATTGGCTTTTCTTCTCGAAGATTTAAAGAAGGAGGAAAAGGAGGGAAGTACATTAACTCTCCAGAGACCCTTTTATTTAAGAAATCTCGAGTATTGTATGGGTTACAATTTTCTCGAAAACGAATAGCTAAAGAAAAAAGGGTGATTTTAGTTGAAGGTCAGGCCGACTGTTTGCAAATGATCGATTTTGGCTTCAATTGTACTTTGGCTGCTCAAGGGACTTCTTTCACCGAGACCCATGTAAAGGAGCTGGTTAAATTAGGGGTATCTAAAGCCTATTTATTGTTTGATGGGGATGCTGCAGGAGAGAAGGCTTCTTTACGTGTTGGCGATCTTTGTCAGGTTGCAGGAATTGCAGTAATCGTTTGTCGTCTTCCTTCTGGGCAGGATCCTGATTCCTTTTTAATGCAAAGAGGGCCAGAAGAGTTACGTGAGTTACTGGATAGAGGGGAAGATTATCTTTCTTTTCTTGTCTGGCACAAAATTCGCTCCTACGAGCAGTTTACTCCTAGGGAAAAGGCCAGGGTAGTGGAGGAGGTTATTCAGCAGGTTCAGCATTGGGGAAGCCCCATTATGATTCATGAATATCTGAGACAATTAGCTTCTTTGGTTAAAGTCCCCGAGGCCGCAGTTTTGAGTTATCTGTCTTCCATTAAGTCTGCTACGGAGGACAAAGGCAAAAAGGCTGATGCGAAAGAAGTTTGCCCGGACCCTGAGGCTACTGCAGTAGCTTATAAAGGGGGGAAAGCTTCAAAAAAAATTTCTCCTAGGATGATTTTAGAAGCTGATGTCATACGTTGTTTATTATTTGCTAAGCCTGAAGAGGAGTTCGTCCCAGCCACAGTGAGACATTATCTTTCTCCTGAGGAGTTTCATTGTATAGAGTACCGGTCTATATTTGTGATGGCAATGAATCATTACAACGAAAAGCATATGTTGCCTTCTATGGACGATATGATGGCGCTGGTTTGGGGAACGGAAGCCATGACGCTTTTAGTAGATAGGAGGATAAATACTGAATTAATGCGGGACATTGTTGTTCAAGCAATCCAAAAATTATTAGACAAGCATTGGCGAGATCGAAAACGAAATTTCTGTCATCAGATGGGGAAAGAGTTAGATTCTTTACAAGAGTATGTTCGTCTTTCTGAGGAGAGAATTAAGGTTTCTTTAGTTTCTTGA
- a CDS encoding glycine--tRNA ligase — protein sequence MSSQPLTLQDMMAAILRFWSEQGCIIHQGYDLEVGAGTFNPATFLQALGPEPFKTAYIEPSRRPQDGRYGQHPNRLQKYHQLQVILKPVPENFLSLYLESLKVIGLNLVDHDIRFVHDDWENPTIGAWGLGWEVWLNGMEITQLTYFQAVGSKPLEAISGEITYGVERIAMYLQKKNSVYDVMWNDSLTYGDITQHAEQAWSQYNFETANTSMWLKHFEDFAAEALATLDKGLPLPAYDFVIKASHAFNMLDSRGVISVTERTRYITKIRQLARAVADKYVIWRESLGFPLLKTIPSTPTVTAKQIPHICQDEDFLLEIGSEELPAAFVPTGIQQLESLAKKLLADHNISYNNLEVLGTPRRLALRIQGLSHLTIRPEAEKKGPPLSLLFEEDGSVSSQGEQFFASHGLSISHRSALDQSSTICRVRSIKGTDYLFLVIPEERIETAAILVNELPLLIRSMRFPKKMTWDNGGVEYARPIRWLVALYGDQVLPISLGFVSSGNISWGHRQLDNRQLTIPSSKEYIDILRDACVIVSQKERRSIIEQGLQNLTGDQTVAIAPEHLIEETVFLTEHPFVICAQFNPDFCSLPKELLIAEMINHQRYFPTQNLQGEITNRFLIVCDNSPTDTIIEGNEKALAPRLTDGNFLFKQDLLTSLDSFVEKLKSVTYFDALGSLADKTARLKLHLEETYPLLPLCPKEDIDTAVHYCKADLVSAVVNEFPELQGIMGRYYLQNAALSKAAAIAVGEHLQHITLGSSVSTTGALLSILDRVDNLLSCFILGLLPTSSHDPYALRRQSLELLTLLYTTQSSVDIEDLFSRLVRHFPTTIPNTVWSPEDVLNKLCSFVWGRLKTILSSLGFAKEVIAAVLTENCPKNPLTIINSARSIQELQNTQTLETIASTHNRLKKILASLSFSVTEQIFSLITSEDMLFKQALERFKEATTSLPISSREYLLQLEDLSQSTALFLDSVRIADDDENIRNQRIALLVATQKCFGFYAWDAL from the coding sequence ATGTCCTCACAACCTTTAACTCTTCAAGACATGATGGCGGCTATTTTACGTTTTTGGAGCGAACAAGGCTGCATCATTCATCAAGGATATGATTTGGAAGTTGGGGCGGGGACATTTAACCCAGCGACCTTTCTTCAGGCATTAGGACCAGAGCCTTTTAAAACAGCTTATATTGAACCTTCTCGACGTCCACAAGATGGCCGTTATGGGCAGCATCCTAATCGCTTGCAGAAATACCACCAATTACAAGTGATCCTCAAGCCCGTTCCCGAAAATTTCCTTTCTCTTTATTTGGAATCGCTCAAAGTCATCGGATTAAATTTAGTTGACCATGACATTCGTTTTGTCCACGACGACTGGGAAAATCCAACTATTGGAGCTTGGGGACTAGGATGGGAAGTATGGTTAAATGGCATGGAAATTACACAGCTCACCTATTTCCAAGCAGTAGGAAGCAAGCCTCTAGAGGCAATTAGCGGGGAAATTACGTATGGCGTTGAGCGTATCGCAATGTATCTCCAGAAAAAAAACTCTGTCTATGATGTCATGTGGAATGATTCCTTAACCTATGGAGATATTACACAACATGCAGAGCAGGCCTGGAGTCAATACAATTTTGAAACCGCAAATACTTCTATGTGGTTAAAACATTTTGAAGACTTCGCGGCGGAAGCTTTAGCTACGCTAGACAAAGGACTCCCTCTCCCTGCTTATGATTTTGTCATTAAAGCCTCTCATGCATTTAATATGCTCGATTCCCGAGGGGTGATTTCTGTAACCGAACGCACCCGATATATCACTAAAATCCGTCAATTAGCCCGTGCTGTTGCAGATAAATACGTAATATGGAGAGAGTCGCTAGGATTTCCTCTTCTTAAAACAATTCCTTCTACTCCAACAGTAACGGCTAAACAAATCCCTCATATTTGCCAAGACGAAGACTTCTTACTTGAAATTGGAAGTGAAGAACTCCCAGCAGCCTTTGTTCCTACTGGAATTCAGCAATTAGAATCACTAGCTAAAAAACTTCTTGCTGACCATAACATCTCCTATAACAATCTAGAAGTACTCGGAACTCCTCGACGACTAGCATTACGTATACAAGGCCTGAGCCACCTAACGATTCGCCCAGAAGCAGAGAAAAAAGGACCTCCTCTTTCCCTTTTGTTTGAGGAAGATGGCTCCGTATCCTCTCAAGGAGAGCAGTTTTTTGCCTCTCATGGATTATCCATTTCCCATCGAAGTGCCTTAGATCAGTCTTCCACGATCTGCCGAGTTCGTTCCATTAAAGGAACTGATTATCTATTCCTTGTTATCCCAGAAGAGCGTATAGAGACTGCAGCGATTCTTGTAAATGAGCTTCCTCTATTGATTCGATCTATGCGCTTCCCTAAAAAAATGACCTGGGATAATGGAGGGGTAGAATATGCTCGTCCTATTCGCTGGTTAGTTGCTCTGTATGGAGATCAGGTGCTTCCTATATCTCTAGGATTCGTTTCATCAGGGAATATTTCTTGGGGACATCGACAATTGGACAACCGTCAGTTGACCATCCCATCCAGCAAAGAATACATTGATATTTTGCGAGATGCCTGTGTCATTGTTTCCCAAAAAGAACGCCGATCGATCATTGAACAAGGACTGCAAAATCTAACAGGAGATCAAACTGTTGCTATAGCTCCGGAACATCTTATAGAAGAAACCGTCTTCTTAACAGAACATCCGTTTGTAATCTGTGCCCAGTTTAATCCTGATTTTTGCTCTCTACCCAAAGAGCTCTTAATAGCAGAAATGATTAATCACCAACGCTATTTCCCAACACAGAACTTGCAAGGAGAGATCACCAACCGATTTTTAATCGTTTGCGATAACTCTCCTACTGATACCATTATTGAAGGGAATGAAAAAGCCTTGGCTCCACGTCTTACCGACGGGAACTTCTTGTTTAAACAAGACCTTCTTACTTCTTTAGACTCTTTCGTAGAAAAATTGAAATCTGTAACGTACTTTGATGCTTTAGGTAGTTTAGCTGATAAAACCGCACGATTGAAATTACACTTAGAAGAGACCTATCCCCTTCTTCCTTTATGTCCTAAAGAAGACATTGACACCGCTGTTCATTACTGCAAAGCAGACCTCGTATCTGCTGTAGTCAATGAATTCCCTGAATTACAAGGAATCATGGGTAGATATTATTTGCAGAACGCTGCTTTATCTAAAGCTGCTGCGATTGCTGTTGGAGAACACCTCCAACACATTACCCTAGGATCAAGTGTCTCTACAACAGGCGCTTTATTAAGCATCCTCGATCGAGTAGACAATCTTCTCTCTTGCTTCATCCTAGGACTACTCCCCACATCCTCCCATGACCCTTACGCTTTGCGACGACAATCACTAGAGCTTCTCACCCTGCTCTATACAACACAGAGCTCTGTAGACATAGAAGATCTATTTTCTCGTCTTGTTCGACATTTCCCTACTACTATTCCGAATACGGTATGGTCTCCTGAGGATGTTTTAAACAAACTCTGTTCTTTTGTTTGGGGACGATTAAAAACAATTTTATCATCTCTAGGATTTGCTAAAGAGGTTATTGCTGCAGTTCTCACTGAAAATTGTCCAAAAAATCCTTTAACTATCATCAATAGCGCTCGGTCTATCCAAGAACTGCAAAACACACAGACATTGGAAACTATTGCATCGACACACAATCGATTAAAGAAAATTCTAGCTTCTCTATCTTTCTCTGTTACAGAACAAATATTCTCTCTCATAACTTCAGAGGACATGTTGTTCAAGCAAGCTTTGGAGCGATTTAAAGAAGCGACAACTTCTCTTCCAATTAGCTCTCGAGAATATCTACTCCAGTTAGAAGATTTATCTCAAAGCACCGCGCTCTTTTTAGACTCTGTACGCATTGCTGATGACGATGAAAACATCCGCAACCAACGCATTGCGTTGTTAGTAGCAACTCAAAAATGTTTTGGATTCTATGCTTGGGATGCTCTGTAA